The Candidatus Celerinatantimonas neptuna DNA segment GGTCAATCGAACACCAAGTCCCCGTGCACTTTAACGTCTATTGACTAAAAGTATCAGTCGGTACCATGAGGATAGTGGTGGTATTCTTGGTGCACCGCACATCCTTGAAGCCCCTCAGGATGAAGGAATTCAAGTGCGTTTGAATCGGGTTGCCAGACTCATGTCAGCTAATGGGCTTTATGGCTGGCCACGTAAGAAAGGTCGGGGCTCAAAACGTAAATCTGTACGTCCTGAGGGGTAAAAAAATCACCTTGAGCGGGATTTTACGGCTCTGGAGCCAGAAACCAAATGGGTAACAGACATCACTGAAATAGTGACCCAAGAAGGGAAGTTTTACCTGAGTGTTGTTCTGGACCTGTATAGTAAGCTTGTGATTGGCTGGTCGATGCATCATCTCCAAGACCGTTATATGGTGATGCGAGCAGTAAAAATGGCCGTTTGGCAACGACAAGAAAAGCATAAGGTGATCCTGCACTCTGATCGCGGTACACAATTTACCAGTGGAGATCACCAGCGCCTGCTGAAACATAATCAACTGGTCAGTAGTATGAGTGCCGTAGGTCATTGTGGAGACAATGCAGCCT contains these protein-coding regions:
- a CDS encoding IS3 family transposase ISIlo12: MTQEGKFYLSVVLDLYSKLVIGWSMHHLQDRYMVMRAVKMAVWQRQEKHKVILHSDRGTQFTSGDHQRLLKHNQLVSSMSAVGHCGDNAACEGFFGVLKRERVNYRHYRTRDEAIADIFDDIERFHNPRMRRRLANEGCQFTFLQNHP